Proteins encoded by one window of Glycine soja cultivar W05 chromosome 15, ASM419377v2, whole genome shotgun sequence:
- the LOC114386917 gene encoding zinc finger CCCH domain-containing protein 48-like isoform X2, whose product MDTKFARRTERIGRTTCSYWRAGRCNRNPCRFLHIETPSPPAACGYGNTAYNYGKKPHSSFENTLKYGSKKALLRDYGDRGDATRVAKAFKKSSPRICKYWINNNCVHGEQFLYLHSWFRGDGFSTVMKLQEHKKVITGIALPVGSDKLYSGSTDGTVRIWDCHTGQCAKVINLGAEVTSLISEGSWIFVGLQNAVKAWNIQTMSEFTLDGPKGRVRAMTVGNNTLFAGAEDGVIFAWRGSSKADSPFELVVSLTGHTKAVVCLAVGCKMLYSGSMDQSIKVWDMDTLQCTMTLNDHTDVVTSLICWDQYLLSSSSDRTIKVWACIEAGSLEVIYTHTEENVSVDLILFGQSPKLMIFLYYRVLFHFLGRLFAKKDVALIELCPGGLFFTGDESGLLMVWKWLEVPKVASS is encoded by the exons ATGGATACAAAGTTTGCACGAAGGACTGAGCGCATTGGTAGAACAACATGCTCTTATTGGAGAGCTGGAAGATGTAACAGAAATCCTTGCAGATTTTTGCACATAGAGACACCATCTCCACCTGCTGCTTGTGGTTATGGCAATACTGCATATAACTACGGAAAAAAGCCCCATTCCTCCTTTGAGAATACCCTGAAATATGGTTCAAAGAAAGCATTGCTTAGAGATTATGGAGATAGAGGAGATGCAACAAGGGTTGCTAAGGCTTTCAAGAAATCATCACCAAGGATATGTAAATACTGGATCAACAACAATTGTGTACATGGTGAACAATTCCTGTATCTGCATTCATGGTTTCGTGGTGATGGGTTTTCCACTGTAATGAAACTTCAAGAACATAAGAAG GTTATCACTGGCATCGCACTTCCTGTTGGATCCGACAAACTTTATTCTGGCAGCACTGATGGGACAGTTAGGATATGGGACTGCCATACTGGTCAATGTGCTAAAGTCATCAATCTTGGTGCTGAGGTTACCTCTTTGATCAGTGAGGGGTCATGGATTTTTGTTGGTCTGCAAAATGCTGTCAAG GCTTGGAATATCCAGACCATGTCAGAGTTTACTCTTGATGGACCCAAAGGCCGAGTCCGTGCCATGACTGTTGGCAACAATACACTCTTTGCTGGTGCAGAG gATGGTGTCATTTTTGCTTGGAGAGGAAGCTCTAAAGCCGATTCTCCTTTTGAACTGGTTGTGTCACTCACTGGCCACACTAAAGCAGTGGTTTGTCTGGCGGTTGGATGCAAGATGCTGTACTCCGGGTCCATGGACCAAAGCATAAAG GTCTGGGACATGGATACATTACAGTGTACAATGACACTAAATGATCATACTGACGTAGTCACATCCCTTATCTGTTGGGATCAATATCTGTTGTCAAGTTCATCTGACCGCACAATTAAGGTCTGGGCTTGCATTGAAGCAGGATCTTTGGAAGTGATATATACACACACCGAAGAAAATGTAAGTGTTGACTTAATCTTAT TTGGTCAATCTCCTaagttgatgatttttttatattacaggGTGTTGTTTCACTTTTTGGGACGTTTATTTGCCAAGAAAGATGTGGCATTGATTGAGTTATGTCCTGGTGGCCTCTTCTTCACTGGAGATGAGAGTGGTTTGCTGATGGTGTGGAAATGGTTGGAGGTACCCAAGGTGGCATCCTCTTGA
- the LOC114386917 gene encoding zinc finger CCCH domain-containing protein 48-like isoform X1, giving the protein MDTKFARRTERIGRTTCSYWRAGRCNRNPCRFLHIETPSPPAACGYGNTAYNYGKKPHSSFENTLKYGSKKALLRDYGDRGDATRVAKAFKKSSPRICKYWINNNCVHGEQFLYLHSWFRGDGFSTVMKLQEHKKVITGIALPVGSDKLYSGSTDGTVRIWDCHTGQCAKVINLGAEVTSLISEGSWIFVGLQNAVKAWNIQTMSEFTLDGPKGRVRAMTVGNNTLFAGAEDGVIFAWRGSSKADSPFELVVSLTGHTKAVVCLAVGCKMLYSGSMDQSIKVWDMDTLQCTMTLNDHTDVVTSLICWDQYLLSSSSDRTIKVWACIEAGSLEVIYTHTEENGVVSLFGTFICQERCGID; this is encoded by the exons ATGGATACAAAGTTTGCACGAAGGACTGAGCGCATTGGTAGAACAACATGCTCTTATTGGAGAGCTGGAAGATGTAACAGAAATCCTTGCAGATTTTTGCACATAGAGACACCATCTCCACCTGCTGCTTGTGGTTATGGCAATACTGCATATAACTACGGAAAAAAGCCCCATTCCTCCTTTGAGAATACCCTGAAATATGGTTCAAAGAAAGCATTGCTTAGAGATTATGGAGATAGAGGAGATGCAACAAGGGTTGCTAAGGCTTTCAAGAAATCATCACCAAGGATATGTAAATACTGGATCAACAACAATTGTGTACATGGTGAACAATTCCTGTATCTGCATTCATGGTTTCGTGGTGATGGGTTTTCCACTGTAATGAAACTTCAAGAACATAAGAAG GTTATCACTGGCATCGCACTTCCTGTTGGATCCGACAAACTTTATTCTGGCAGCACTGATGGGACAGTTAGGATATGGGACTGCCATACTGGTCAATGTGCTAAAGTCATCAATCTTGGTGCTGAGGTTACCTCTTTGATCAGTGAGGGGTCATGGATTTTTGTTGGTCTGCAAAATGCTGTCAAG GCTTGGAATATCCAGACCATGTCAGAGTTTACTCTTGATGGACCCAAAGGCCGAGTCCGTGCCATGACTGTTGGCAACAATACACTCTTTGCTGGTGCAGAG gATGGTGTCATTTTTGCTTGGAGAGGAAGCTCTAAAGCCGATTCTCCTTTTGAACTGGTTGTGTCACTCACTGGCCACACTAAAGCAGTGGTTTGTCTGGCGGTTGGATGCAAGATGCTGTACTCCGGGTCCATGGACCAAAGCATAAAG GTCTGGGACATGGATACATTACAGTGTACAATGACACTAAATGATCATACTGACGTAGTCACATCCCTTATCTGTTGGGATCAATATCTGTTGTCAAGTTCATCTGACCGCACAATTAAGGTCTGGGCTTGCATTGAAGCAGGATCTTTGGAAGTGATATATACACACACCGAAGAAAAT gGTGTTGTTTCACTTTTTGGGACGTTTATTTGCCAAGAAAGATGTGGCATTGATTGA